One Microbacterium trichothecenolyticum DNA window includes the following coding sequences:
- a CDS encoding MSMEG_0569 family flavin-dependent oxidoreductase — MIAVDLQPGDHYSAVIVGGGQAGLSVSWHLAQAGVRHVVIERESAAHEWRDGRWDNFTLVTPNWHCRLPGYPYDGPDPDGFMTRDEVYAWVRGYADTFDAPIAEGVEVRRVDRRDDGVFVVQTSAGEITADAVTSATGGYHRPITPSWADDLPERIVQMHSHHYRNAGQLPGSVLVVGTGQSGTQIAEDLHLEGRQVHLAVGRAPRVARFYRGRDCMTWLADMGVYDVPVGEQAAAKRAATNHYVTGRDGGRDIDLRLFAAQGMGLHGRAIGVADGTLAFDDSLTANLDRADAVAESIKNDIDNYIAREGIDAPVEERYRPVWTPGGGPTRLDLDEIDAVVWAIGFRADWSWLGDLDVLDAAGHPAHDRGATAVPGFSFVGLPWLHTWGSGRFHAIARDAEHVAAGIVAASRGVLAVR, encoded by the coding sequence ATGATCGCCGTCGACCTGCAGCCGGGCGACCACTACTCCGCGGTCATCGTCGGCGGCGGCCAGGCGGGCCTCTCGGTCAGCTGGCACCTCGCGCAGGCGGGCGTGCGGCACGTCGTGATCGAGCGGGAGTCCGCGGCGCACGAGTGGCGCGACGGGCGGTGGGACAACTTCACCCTCGTGACCCCGAACTGGCACTGCCGGCTTCCCGGTTACCCCTACGACGGCCCCGACCCCGACGGGTTCATGACCCGCGACGAGGTCTACGCCTGGGTGCGCGGCTACGCCGACACGTTCGACGCGCCGATCGCCGAGGGTGTGGAGGTGCGGCGGGTCGACCGTCGCGACGACGGCGTGTTCGTCGTGCAGACCAGCGCGGGCGAGATCACCGCGGATGCCGTCACGTCGGCGACCGGGGGCTATCACCGCCCCATCACGCCGTCGTGGGCCGACGACCTGCCCGAGCGCATCGTCCAGATGCACTCGCACCACTACCGCAACGCGGGACAGCTCCCGGGTTCGGTGCTCGTGGTGGGGACGGGGCAGTCCGGCACGCAGATCGCCGAGGACCTCCACCTCGAGGGGCGCCAGGTGCACCTCGCCGTGGGGCGCGCGCCGCGCGTGGCGCGGTTCTACCGCGGGCGGGACTGCATGACGTGGCTCGCCGACATGGGCGTCTACGACGTGCCGGTGGGAGAGCAGGCCGCGGCCAAACGCGCGGCGACCAACCACTACGTCACCGGGCGCGACGGCGGACGCGACATCGACCTCCGCCTCTTCGCGGCGCAGGGGATGGGCCTGCACGGACGGGCGATCGGCGTCGCCGACGGAACCCTCGCGTTCGACGACAGCCTCACGGCCAACCTCGACCGGGCCGACGCGGTCGCCGAGTCGATCAAGAACGACATCGACAACTACATCGCCCGCGAGGGCATCGACGCTCCCGTCGAAGAGCGCTACCGGCCGGTGTGGACGCCTGGCGGAGGCCCCACCCGGCTCGACCTCGATGAGATCGACGCCGTCGTCTGGGCCATCGGCTTCCGCGCGGACTGGTCGTGGCTCGGCGACCTCGACGTGCTCGATGCGGCCGGGCACCCGGCGCACGACCGCGGCGCGACGGCGGTCCCCGGATTCTCCTTCGTGGGGCTTCCGTGGCTGCACACGTGGGGCTCGGGCCGTTTCCACGCGATCGCACGGGATGCCGAGCACGTCGCCGCCGGCATCGTGGCGGCGTCGCGCGGCGTCCTCGCCGTGCGCTGA
- a CDS encoding MSMEG_0570 family nitrogen starvation response protein: MRFAVRWPDGVESSHYSPSLVMHDYLTTGSSYDVADFVARSSEALDAAGERVRAAYGFACTSAMASRDEIVRSAAAYDGGEVTVLRMEPPLPVGAS, translated from the coding sequence ATGCGCTTCGCGGTGCGCTGGCCCGACGGTGTCGAGTCCTCGCACTACTCGCCGAGCCTCGTGATGCACGACTACCTCACCACCGGGAGCAGCTACGACGTCGCCGATTTCGTCGCGCGATCGAGCGAGGCCCTGGATGCCGCGGGCGAACGCGTGCGGGCCGCCTACGGCTTCGCGTGCACCTCGGCCATGGCATCCCGTGACGAGATCGTGCGGTCGGCGGCTGCCTACGACGGCGGCGAGGTCACCGTGCTGCGCATGGAGCCTCCCCTCCCGGTGGGTGCGTCATGA
- a CDS encoding carbon-nitrogen hydrolase family protein: MTMKVASVSANFTRDLEQNYALIADLVTEARAAGVSFLAFPEAAIGGYLSSLGNHGDTVKTTKRSMPPAIRLDGPEIARVQELVGDMVVTIGFCELADDGETRYNAAVCLDGENIYGSYRKVHQPLGENMSYSAGDTYRAFDTPVGRVGMQICYDKAFPEAARMLALDGAEIVVSMSAWPAARTATAENLQDDRWTYRFNQFDIARALDNQVFWMASNQSGTFGSLRYVGNAKVVDPGGNILATTLLGTGLAIAEIDIEETFRTMRGGMFHLRDRRPDVYGPVAETAGEHVEGWKELARA; the protein is encoded by the coding sequence ATGACCATGAAAGTGGCTTCCGTCTCGGCGAACTTCACCCGAGACCTGGAGCAGAACTACGCGCTCATCGCCGACCTGGTGACCGAGGCGCGCGCCGCGGGGGTGTCGTTCCTCGCGTTCCCCGAGGCCGCCATCGGCGGGTACCTCTCCTCCCTCGGCAACCACGGCGACACCGTCAAGACCACGAAGCGCTCGATGCCGCCGGCCATCCGGCTCGACGGCCCCGAGATCGCCCGCGTGCAGGAGCTCGTCGGCGACATGGTCGTGACGATCGGCTTCTGCGAGCTGGCCGACGACGGTGAGACGCGGTACAACGCCGCCGTGTGCCTGGACGGCGAGAACATCTACGGCTCGTACCGCAAGGTGCACCAGCCGCTGGGCGAGAACATGTCGTACTCGGCCGGTGACACCTATCGCGCCTTCGACACCCCCGTCGGGCGCGTGGGCATGCAGATCTGCTACGACAAGGCGTTCCCCGAGGCTGCGCGCATGCTCGCCCTCGACGGCGCCGAGATCGTGGTGAGCATGTCGGCGTGGCCCGCGGCGCGCACCGCGACCGCCGAGAACCTGCAGGACGACCGCTGGACCTACCGGTTCAACCAGTTCGACATCGCGCGGGCCCTCGACAACCAGGTGTTCTGGATGGCATCCAACCAGTCGGGCACCTTCGGATCGCTCCGCTACGTCGGCAACGCCAAGGTCGTCGACCCGGGCGGCAACATCCTCGCGACGACCCTTCTCGGCACCGGGCTCGCCATCGCCGAGATCGACATCGAAGAGACGTTCCGGACGATGCGCGGGGGCATGTTCCACCTGCGCGACCGTAGGCCCGACGTGTACGGCCCGGTCGCCGAGACGGCCGGGGAGCACGTCGAGGGCTGGAAGGAGCTGGCCCGTGCCTGA
- a CDS encoding MSMEG_0572/Sll0783 family nitrogen starvation response protein, producing MTTDIDAQIAENIAKSLGEVPHPSLPKGSNIYGSTKLFPDFQAENGESYFTLIHGIPHESSVSFVAILQATRALRKGFESAIYLYGPGTLAATANRGFPTTGDAGFPGELNMNNSLETFIKEGGTVYCCRFGLALHGIREEDLIEGVIPAHPLDVQDALIYYARKGAIINSTYNL from the coding sequence ATGACCACCGACATCGACGCTCAGATCGCCGAGAACATCGCCAAGTCCCTCGGCGAGGTTCCGCACCCCTCGCTCCCCAAGGGCAGCAACATCTACGGCTCCACCAAGCTCTTCCCCGACTTCCAGGCCGAGAACGGCGAGTCGTACTTCACGCTCATCCACGGCATCCCGCACGAGTCCTCGGTGAGCTTCGTCGCGATCCTCCAGGCGACCCGGGCCCTGCGCAAGGGCTTCGAGTCGGCCATCTACCTCTACGGTCCGGGAACGCTGGCCGCCACCGCCAACCGCGGCTTCCCCACCACGGGCGACGCGGGCTTCCCCGGCGAGCTGAACATGAACAACTCGCTCGAGACGTTCATCAAGGAGGGCGGCACGGTCTACTGCTGCCGCTTCGGCCTGGCCCTGCACGGCATCCGCGAAGAGGACCTCATCGAGGGTGTCATCCCCGCGCACCCGCTCGACGTGCAGGACGCGCTCATCTACTACGCGCGCAAGGGCGCGATCATCAACTCCACCTACAACCTCTGA
- a CDS encoding MSMEG_0567/sll0787 family protein: MQHPQDGGRVMFDVPVLTGAPRAQEAPAWVIRVADAADLAAYRAIRRDVFVDEQGLFAGSDHDDIDDDPRTVVLVAATAAGDVLGGVRLAPATARDIGWWTGGRLVVRRGARHAGGIGSALVREACREAVSRGVLRFDATVQERNEPLFRHLGWVRWGETSIGGTPHVRMRWPIDRIADLVGAMKLPLGDVLAGIRDDHPDSLGGDGWVGDDGALVSGTDVVVATDAILPALIDKDPEWAGWCGVLVNVNDLSAMGARAVGLMDAVSAATPSAVRRIVSGLRSAAVAWDVPILGGHTQLRGASSLAVTALGRTTAPIPGGGGRAGHRLGLTVDLHGRWRRGFEGRQWDSTSTRTGEELRHLAGLLAAHRPAAAKDVSMAGIVGTTAMLAEASGTGARIDVADIPAPPDVAFGDWLTCFPGYGMLTADAPEIPSPLAHSATIGELSAEPGVVLRWPDGVETRALDTDATGLGQA, from the coding sequence GTGCAGCATCCTCAAGACGGCGGGCGCGTGATGTTCGACGTGCCGGTGCTGACCGGCGCACCCCGTGCGCAGGAGGCGCCCGCGTGGGTGATCCGGGTGGCCGATGCCGCCGACCTCGCCGCCTACCGCGCGATCCGGCGCGACGTGTTCGTCGACGAGCAGGGACTGTTCGCCGGGTCGGATCACGACGACATCGACGACGACCCGCGCACCGTGGTGCTGGTCGCGGCCACCGCCGCGGGCGACGTCCTCGGCGGGGTGCGGCTCGCCCCCGCCACCGCGCGCGACATCGGCTGGTGGACGGGTGGGCGTCTCGTCGTGCGCCGCGGCGCTCGCCACGCGGGCGGGATCGGTTCCGCTCTCGTTCGCGAAGCGTGTCGTGAGGCGGTGAGCCGGGGCGTGCTGCGTTTCGACGCCACCGTGCAGGAACGCAACGAGCCCCTCTTCCGTCACCTCGGGTGGGTGCGTTGGGGCGAGACCTCGATCGGCGGTACCCCCCACGTGCGGATGCGCTGGCCCATCGACCGCATCGCCGACCTCGTCGGGGCGATGAAGCTGCCCCTCGGCGACGTGCTCGCCGGCATCCGCGACGACCATCCCGATTCCCTCGGCGGCGACGGCTGGGTCGGAGACGACGGGGCGCTCGTGTCGGGCACCGACGTCGTGGTCGCCACCGACGCGATCCTTCCCGCCCTCATCGACAAAGACCCCGAGTGGGCGGGGTGGTGCGGGGTGCTGGTCAACGTCAACGACCTGTCGGCGATGGGTGCGCGGGCGGTGGGACTGATGGATGCCGTGTCGGCCGCCACCCCGTCGGCGGTGCGCCGCATCGTCTCGGGGCTGCGCAGCGCCGCGGTCGCGTGGGATGTGCCGATCCTCGGCGGGCACACGCAGCTGCGGGGGGCGTCGTCGCTGGCTGTGACCGCGCTGGGGCGCACGACCGCGCCGATCCCCGGCGGGGGCGGGCGAGCCGGGCACCGGCTGGGACTCACCGTCGACCTGCACGGCCGCTGGCGCCGCGGCTTCGAGGGACGCCAGTGGGACTCGACCTCCACCCGGACGGGCGAGGAGCTGCGGCACCTGGCGGGGCTCCTCGCCGCGCACCGACCGGCCGCGGCGAAAGACGTCAGCATGGCCGGCATCGTCGGGACGACGGCGATGCTCGCCGAGGCGTCGGGCACCGGCGCGCGCATCGACGTGGCCGACATCCCCGCACCGCCCGACGTCGCCTTCGGCGACTGGCTCACCTGCTTCCCGGGGTACGGCATGCTCACTGCCGATGCGCCCGAGATCCCCTCGCCGCTCGCGCACTCGGCGACGATCGGCGAACTCAGCGCCGAGCCCGGCGTCGTGCTGCGGTGGCCCGACGGCGTCGAGACCCGTGCGCTCGACACGGATGCCACGGGCCTCGGCCAGGCGTAA